The following are encoded together in the Pirellulales bacterium genome:
- a CDS encoding cobalamin-dependent protein (Presence of a B(12) (cobalamin)-binding domain implies dependence on cobalamin itself, in one of its several forms, or in some unusual lineages, dependence on a cobalamin-like analog.) — translation MNPLTVLQDLAPSTKSVPIGDPHVTFVRLPTVSHYLAFSRQAVPPIGLAYLAACLEEQGTKVSIVDAVVEGLSQITPDGEFRLHGITTAELVEHIPSDTHVIGFSCMFSQEWPWHRDAIMAVRERFPQAIIVAGGEHISALAEFCLHDCPAIDICVIGEGEETIVELTNAIKQGEDWSAIKGLGFLRDGEYVATCRRPRIRQIDSIPRPAWHLFPMERYLENPNIHGVYSGERTMPMLATRGCPYKCTFCTNPSMYGVLYMTRKPSDVLDEIEEYMRVYRATTFLFYDLTFVLKKSWVLEFCRGIEERGLKFHWQLPTGTRSEVIDDEVASALSRTGCPVMNYAPESGSLDTLKIIKKQVNLENLLESVRASRRFGINIKCMLIIGFPHENWRHFWDTLKYSVRLAIAGAHDQPVFIYTAHPGGELFDELRADGSIPAVDDSFFKSLTVYTNPFSSKHYCKGATSRELVVWRFAIILLFYLVQFSLRPWRFISFFRSAYQNRYTTYTEQRFGQSLRRLLGKNVNAPTRVPAGQAATIGSAM, via the coding sequence ATGAATCCTCTGACCGTGTTGCAAGACCTTGCGCCGTCGACGAAATCCGTGCCCATCGGCGACCCGCACGTAACCTTCGTCAGGCTTCCCACGGTCAGTCATTACCTGGCGTTCTCGCGGCAAGCGGTTCCGCCGATTGGGTTGGCCTATCTGGCCGCGTGTCTCGAAGAGCAAGGCACCAAGGTATCGATCGTCGACGCCGTGGTCGAAGGGTTGTCGCAGATCACGCCCGACGGCGAGTTTCGCCTGCACGGCATCACCACGGCGGAATTGGTCGAGCATATCCCTAGCGACACGCATGTGATTGGTTTTTCCTGCATGTTCTCGCAGGAGTGGCCCTGGCATCGCGACGCCATCATGGCGGTGCGCGAGCGTTTTCCGCAGGCGATCATCGTGGCCGGCGGCGAGCACATCTCGGCCCTGGCTGAATTCTGCCTGCACGATTGCCCGGCCATCGACATCTGCGTGATCGGCGAAGGGGAGGAGACGATCGTCGAATTGACCAACGCGATCAAGCAGGGGGAGGACTGGAGCGCGATCAAGGGGCTCGGCTTCCTGCGCGATGGTGAATATGTCGCCACGTGCCGGCGCCCACGCATACGGCAGATCGATTCGATCCCGCGACCGGCCTGGCACCTGTTTCCGATGGAGCGCTATCTCGAGAACCCGAACATCCACGGCGTTTACTCGGGCGAACGTACCATGCCGATGCTCGCCACGCGCGGTTGCCCCTACAAGTGTACGTTCTGCACGAACCCCTCCATGTATGGCGTGCTGTACATGACGCGGAAGCCGTCGGACGTGCTCGACGAGATCGAAGAGTACATGCGCGTCTATCGTGCCACGACCTTTCTCTTCTACGATCTGACGTTCGTGTTGAAGAAGAGCTGGGTCCTGGAGTTCTGCCGGGGAATCGAGGAGCGCGGGCTCAAATTCCACTGGCAATTGCCAACCGGCACGCGGAGCGAGGTGATCGACGACGAGGTGGCGAGCGCTCTCTCTCGCACGGGCTGCCCCGTGATGAATTACGCTCCCGAGAGTGGCTCGCTCGATACGCTGAAGATCATCAAGAAGCAAGTCAATCTGGAAAACCTGCTCGAGTCGGTCCGCGCAAGCCGACGATTCGGCATCAACATCAAGTGCATGTTGATCATTGGCTTCCCACACGAGAACTGGCGCCACTTCTGGGACACGCTGAAGTACTCCGTGCGGCTGGCGATTGCCGGCGCCCACGATCAACCGGTGTTTATCTACACCGCGCACCCGGGGGGCGAACTGTTCGACGAACTCCGTGCCGACGGCAGCATCCCGGCCGTCGATGACAGCTTCTTCAAGTCGCTGACGGTCTATACCAACCCGTTCAGCTCGAAGCACTACTGCAAGGGCGCCACGTCGCGCGAACTCGTCGTCTGGCGCTTTGCGATCATCCTGCTGTTCTACCTCGTGCAATTCAGCCTGCGACCGTGGCGCTTTATCAGCTTCTTCCGTTCGGCCTATCAGAACCGCTACACGACCTACACCGAGCAGCGTTTCGGCCAGTCGTTGCGTCGTCTCTTGGGCAAGAACGTGAATGCGCCGACTCGCGTGCCGGCCGGACAGGCGGCCACGATCGGTAGCGCTATGTGA